A stretch of Apis cerana isolate GH-2021 linkage group LG1, AcerK_1.0, whole genome shotgun sequence DNA encodes these proteins:
- the LOC107994034 gene encoding sodium/potassium/calcium exchanger 3-like isoform X1, with protein sequence MIIQSLKSYTCIIVLLISVSITYAIFENESFPISANIIRAYEVNESLVKNEMIKQIVKDNGKQKYFIIEQKKEDKKCTDRSIHDFPEDLFTHEQRRHGAVILHAFLGLYCFLLTAFVCHDYLLPAVDCICISLNISTDVAGATFLAMASSFPELFVNVIGTFLTESDLGAGTVVGSAVFDTFATPACGALMTFYAISLEWQVLSRDCIMYVISVGTLVIIMWDAKIQWYEAMILLILFCFYVILLFCGKHIRLCCDKIFFNSNSMTKLFTIDENLNENLSSNCSYKLRSQNNAVVDHRKNLNIQELEKQQNRIHDPENIENFEKSIKRSIFEYLFTWPIERTIIEKCWFMFGWPLKFLLFITIPDPKIERLKHWYPLTFIMCMIWIAISSYLVSWMTTVIGDIIGIPDSIMGLTFLAAGGNMPEVASIVILARQGDGNMAMSNTLGANILDILLCLGLPWIIKCLMEKRYVEIESGALKYSVFSTVICVIVLYTVIACFKFKLNKKVGIICLFLYTIFIIFAILIELNVFFIINLPMCDQ encoded by the exons ATGATTATACAATCCTTGAAAAGTTACACGTGTATCATTGTGCTCTTGATATCTGTTTCGATAACTTATgcgatttttgaaaatg AATCGTTCCCGATTTCGGCCAATATTATTCGAGCATATGAAGTAAATGAATCAttagtgaaaaatgaaatgataaaacaaatcGTGAAAGATAATGGAAAACAGAAGTACTTTATAATTGaacagaaaaaagaagacaagAAGTGTACGGATCGTTCGATACATGATTTTCCTGAGGATTTGTTCACACATGAACAGCGACGTCATGGAGCAGTAATATTACATGCTTTCCTTGgattatattgttttctatTGACGGCATTCGTTTGTcacgattatttattaccAGCCGTTGATTGTATATGCATTAGTTTGAATATAAGCACCGATGTTGCAGGAGCAACATTTCTTGCAATGGCTAGTTCTTTTCCTGAATTGTTTGTGAATGTTATTGGAACGTTTTTAACCGAATCAGATCTTGGTGCCGGTACAGTTGTTGGTAGCGCTGTATTCGATACCTTCGCAACTCCAGCTTGTGGAGCGTTGATGACTTTTTAT GCAATATCATTAGAATGGCAAGTATTGTCGCGAGATTGTATAATGTATGTGATATCTGTTGGAACATTGGTAATAATAATGTGGGATGCAAAGATTCAGTGGTACGAAGCAATGatcttgttaatattattttgtttttatgtaattttgctCTTTTGCGGTAAACATATTAGATTGTGttgcgataaaattttttttaattccaactCTATGACAAAGC TATTTACTATTGATGAGAATTTGAATGAGAATTTGTCTTCTAATTGTTCATATAAGCTGCGTTCTCAAAATAATGCAGTTGTTGACCATagaaagaatttgaatatcCAGGAATTAGAAAAGCAACAGAACCGGATACATGATCCTGAAAATATAGAGAATTTTGAGAAATCAATAAAGCGTTCAATTTTTG AATATTTATTCACTTGGCCAATAGAGCGaactattattgaaaaatgttggTTCATGTTTGGTTGgccattgaaatttttattatttataacgataCCAGATCCTAAAATTGAACGATTGAAACATTGGTATCCGTTAACTTTTATCATGTGTATGATTTGGATTGCGATATCTTCGTATTTAGTTTCTTGGATGACAACAGTTATCGGTGATATCATAGGTATCCCCGATTCCATTATGGGTCTTACATTTCTAGCAGCTGGTGGAAATATGCCAGAAGTTGCgtcaattgtaattttagcAAGACAAG gcgaCGGAAATATGGCAATGAGTAATACATTGGGAGCAAATATTCTTGACATCTTACTTTGTTTGGGTTTACCATGGATAATAAAATGTCTCATGGAAAAAAGATATGTGGAAATTGAATCAGGAGCTTTAAAATATAGTGTATTTTCGACAGTTATTTGCGTAATTGTTCTTTATACAGTTATagcatgttttaaatttaaattgaacaaGAAAGTAggaattatatgtttatttctatatacgatatttataatatttgctaTTCTTATAgaattgaatgtttttttcattataaatttaccaaTGTGTgatcaatga
- the LOC107994034 gene encoding sodium/potassium/calcium exchanger 3-like isoform X2 produces the protein MIKQIVKDNGKQKYFIIEQKKEDKKCTDRSIHDFPEDLFTHEQRRHGAVILHAFLGLYCFLLTAFVCHDYLLPAVDCICISLNISTDVAGATFLAMASSFPELFVNVIGTFLTESDLGAGTVVGSAVFDTFATPACGALMTFYAISLEWQVLSRDCIMYVISVGTLVIIMWDAKIQWYEAMILLILFCFYVILLFCGKHIRLCCDKIFFNSNSMTKLFTIDENLNENLSSNCSYKLRSQNNAVVDHRKNLNIQELEKQQNRIHDPENIENFEKSIKRSIFEYLFTWPIERTIIEKCWFMFGWPLKFLLFITIPDPKIERLKHWYPLTFIMCMIWIAISSYLVSWMTTVIGDIIGIPDSIMGLTFLAAGGNMPEVASIVILARQGDGNMAMSNTLGANILDILLCLGLPWIIKCLMEKRYVEIESGALKYSVFSTVICVIVLYTVIACFKFKLNKKVGIICLFLYTIFIIFAILIELNVFFIINLPMCDQ, from the exons atgataaaacaaatcGTGAAAGATAATGGAAAACAGAAGTACTTTATAATTGaacagaaaaaagaagacaagAAGTGTACGGATCGTTCGATACATGATTTTCCTGAGGATTTGTTCACACATGAACAGCGACGTCATGGAGCAGTAATATTACATGCTTTCCTTGgattatattgttttctatTGACGGCATTCGTTTGTcacgattatttattaccAGCCGTTGATTGTATATGCATTAGTTTGAATATAAGCACCGATGTTGCAGGAGCAACATTTCTTGCAATGGCTAGTTCTTTTCCTGAATTGTTTGTGAATGTTATTGGAACGTTTTTAACCGAATCAGATCTTGGTGCCGGTACAGTTGTTGGTAGCGCTGTATTCGATACCTTCGCAACTCCAGCTTGTGGAGCGTTGATGACTTTTTAT GCAATATCATTAGAATGGCAAGTATTGTCGCGAGATTGTATAATGTATGTGATATCTGTTGGAACATTGGTAATAATAATGTGGGATGCAAAGATTCAGTGGTACGAAGCAATGatcttgttaatattattttgtttttatgtaattttgctCTTTTGCGGTAAACATATTAGATTGTGttgcgataaaattttttttaattccaactCTATGACAAAGC TATTTACTATTGATGAGAATTTGAATGAGAATTTGTCTTCTAATTGTTCATATAAGCTGCGTTCTCAAAATAATGCAGTTGTTGACCATagaaagaatttgaatatcCAGGAATTAGAAAAGCAACAGAACCGGATACATGATCCTGAAAATATAGAGAATTTTGAGAAATCAATAAAGCGTTCAATTTTTG AATATTTATTCACTTGGCCAATAGAGCGaactattattgaaaaatgttggTTCATGTTTGGTTGgccattgaaatttttattatttataacgataCCAGATCCTAAAATTGAACGATTGAAACATTGGTATCCGTTAACTTTTATCATGTGTATGATTTGGATTGCGATATCTTCGTATTTAGTTTCTTGGATGACAACAGTTATCGGTGATATCATAGGTATCCCCGATTCCATTATGGGTCTTACATTTCTAGCAGCTGGTGGAAATATGCCAGAAGTTGCgtcaattgtaattttagcAAGACAAG gcgaCGGAAATATGGCAATGAGTAATACATTGGGAGCAAATATTCTTGACATCTTACTTTGTTTGGGTTTACCATGGATAATAAAATGTCTCATGGAAAAAAGATATGTGGAAATTGAATCAGGAGCTTTAAAATATAGTGTATTTTCGACAGTTATTTGCGTAATTGTTCTTTATACAGTTATagcatgttttaaatttaaattgaacaaGAAAGTAggaattatatgtttatttctatatacgatatttataatatttgctaTTCTTATAgaattgaatgtttttttcattataaatttaccaaTGTGTgatcaatga
- the LOC107994034 gene encoding sodium/potassium/calcium exchanger 3-like isoform X3: MIIQSLKSYTCIIVLLISVSITYAIFENESFPISANIIRAYEVNESLVKNEMIKQIVKDNGKQKYFIIEQKKEDKKCTDRSIHDFPEDLFTHEQRRHGAVILHAFLGLYCFLLTAFVCHDYLLPAVDCICISLNISTDVAGATFLAMASSFPELFVNVIGTFLTESDLGAGTVVGSAVFDTFATPACGALMTFYAISLEWQVLSRDCIMYVISVGTLVIIMWDAKIQWYEAMILLILFCFYVILLFCGKHIRLCCDKIFFNSNSMTKLFTIDENLNENLSSNCSYKLRSQNNAVVDHRKNLNIQELEKQQNRIHDPENIENFEKSIKRSIFEYLFTWPIERTIIEKCWFMFGWPLKFLLFITIPDPKIERLKHWYPLTFIMCMIWIAISSYLVSWMTTVIGDIIGIPDSIMGLTFLAAGGNMPEVASIVILARQDFMNIYIYIYIYRRRKYGNE, encoded by the exons ATGATTATACAATCCTTGAAAAGTTACACGTGTATCATTGTGCTCTTGATATCTGTTTCGATAACTTATgcgatttttgaaaatg AATCGTTCCCGATTTCGGCCAATATTATTCGAGCATATGAAGTAAATGAATCAttagtgaaaaatgaaatgataaaacaaatcGTGAAAGATAATGGAAAACAGAAGTACTTTATAATTGaacagaaaaaagaagacaagAAGTGTACGGATCGTTCGATACATGATTTTCCTGAGGATTTGTTCACACATGAACAGCGACGTCATGGAGCAGTAATATTACATGCTTTCCTTGgattatattgttttctatTGACGGCATTCGTTTGTcacgattatttattaccAGCCGTTGATTGTATATGCATTAGTTTGAATATAAGCACCGATGTTGCAGGAGCAACATTTCTTGCAATGGCTAGTTCTTTTCCTGAATTGTTTGTGAATGTTATTGGAACGTTTTTAACCGAATCAGATCTTGGTGCCGGTACAGTTGTTGGTAGCGCTGTATTCGATACCTTCGCAACTCCAGCTTGTGGAGCGTTGATGACTTTTTAT GCAATATCATTAGAATGGCAAGTATTGTCGCGAGATTGTATAATGTATGTGATATCTGTTGGAACATTGGTAATAATAATGTGGGATGCAAAGATTCAGTGGTACGAAGCAATGatcttgttaatattattttgtttttatgtaattttgctCTTTTGCGGTAAACATATTAGATTGTGttgcgataaaattttttttaattccaactCTATGACAAAGC TATTTACTATTGATGAGAATTTGAATGAGAATTTGTCTTCTAATTGTTCATATAAGCTGCGTTCTCAAAATAATGCAGTTGTTGACCATagaaagaatttgaatatcCAGGAATTAGAAAAGCAACAGAACCGGATACATGATCCTGAAAATATAGAGAATTTTGAGAAATCAATAAAGCGTTCAATTTTTG AATATTTATTCACTTGGCCAATAGAGCGaactattattgaaaaatgttggTTCATGTTTGGTTGgccattgaaatttttattatttataacgataCCAGATCCTAAAATTGAACGATTGAAACATTGGTATCCGTTAACTTTTATCATGTGTATGATTTGGATTGCGATATCTTCGTATTTAGTTTCTTGGATGACAACAGTTATCGGTGATATCATAGGTATCCCCGATTCCATTATGGGTCTTACATTTCTAGCAGCTGGTGGAAATATGCCAGAAGTTGCgtcaattgtaattttagcAAGACAAG attttatgaatatatatatatatatatatatatataggcgaCGGAAATATGGCAATGAGTAA
- the LOC107994033 gene encoding solute carrier family 35 member B1 isoform X2: protein MTSTKQFKLLFCALGIFVCYFHFVFFQCLVNYLFAKTSLLTIMKQDEDTTPKTYYALSALTYLLAMVCSNMALQFVSYPTQVIGKAGKPIPVMILGVLLGNKVYPVRKYLFVFLVVIGVALFMYKDVNPLKKHSEGQTVIGELLLLLSLTMDGLTSAVQERMKSEHNSKSGHMMLNMNGWSVIFSGIVIIASGELLEFVEFLHKYPSTIWHIATFSIAGAFGQYFIFLTVAEFGPLPCSIITTTRKFFTVLGSILIFGNSLTSKQWMGTLIVFSGLFLDSMYGKDKSLRKDTTK from the exons ttttcttCCAATGtttagttaattatttatttgccaaGACAAGTTTATTAACAATCATGAAACAGGACGAAGATACTACTCCAAAAACTTATTATGCGCTTTCTGCCTTAACTTATTTGCTTGCTATGGTATGTAGTAACATGGCATTACAATTTGTTAGTTATCCAACACAAGTTATTGGAAAAGCTGGCAAACCCATTCCTGTAATGATACTTGGTGTATTATTGGGAAATAAg gttTATCcagtaagaaaatatttgtttgtctTTTTGGTAGTCATCGGAGTAgctttatttatgtataaagatGTCAATCCATTAAAAAAGCATTCAGAAGGACAAACAGTCATTGgagaattattgttattactttCATTAACAATGGATGGTTTAACTAGTGCTGTAcaagaaagaatgaaatctGAACATAATTCTAAATCTGGCCATATGATGTTGAATATGAATGGCTGGTCTGTGATCTTTAGTGGCATCGTCATTATAGCTTCAGGAGAACTTTTAGAATTTGTTGAATTCTTACATAAATATCCTTCTACTATATGGCACATAGCTACTTTTTCTATAGCAGGAGCATTtggacaatattttatatttcttactgTTGCAGAATTTGGTCCATTACCATGTTCCATTATAACTACAACTAGAAAATTCTTTACAGTTTTAGGTTCAATACTTATTTTTGGTAATAGCTTGACTTCTAAACAGTGGATGGGTACATTAATAGTATTTTCGGGATTATTCCTAGATTCTATGTATGGTAAAGATAAATCTCTTAGAAAAGATACAACGAAATAG